From a region of the Bradyrhizobium diazoefficiens genome:
- a CDS encoding sorbosone dehydrogenase family protein has protein sequence MKNSISSAAMSVGLLAAVATGAQAEPVLQGKDAYGDWRADKPGTVRLIRPQDLVRPGATRSVANSSRIVPRPPEAALQVPAGFKIELFAEGLRAPRIVRVAPNGDVFVAETRAGTVRVLRSGEGGKVATNEVFASGLRQPFGIAFFPNGDNPRWVYVANSDSVVRFPYQAGDLKARGKAETIVASLPHDGGHSTRDIVFTPDNKRMLVSVGSLSNVAEGLGTPPGGMEAWSKAQPLGAAWASETERAAVLAFNPDGKERKIYATGIRNCVGLAIQPQTGLPWCSTNERDGLGDDLVPDYVTSVKEGAFYGWPWFYIGGNEDPRHAGARPDLKDKVTVPDVLVQPHSASLGMVFYQGTQFPGEYQGDAFAAEHGSWNRSKRTGYKVIRIRMKDGKPTGEYEDFVTGFVVSDTEVWGRPAGVAVAKDGSLLISEDGNGTIWRVSWQPQ, from the coding sequence GTGAAGAACAGCATTTCGTCCGCGGCGATGTCTGTGGGGCTGCTGGCCGCGGTTGCGACCGGCGCGCAGGCCGAGCCGGTGCTGCAGGGCAAGGACGCTTATGGCGATTGGCGAGCCGACAAGCCCGGCACGGTCAGGCTGATCCGGCCGCAGGATCTGGTCAGGCCCGGTGCGACGCGGTCGGTGGCGAACTCGTCGCGCATAGTGCCGCGTCCGCCCGAGGCCGCGCTCCAGGTGCCCGCAGGATTCAAGATCGAGCTGTTCGCCGAAGGTCTTCGCGCGCCGCGCATCGTGCGGGTAGCGCCGAACGGCGACGTGTTCGTCGCGGAGACGCGGGCCGGCACCGTCCGCGTGCTGCGCTCCGGCGAAGGCGGCAAGGTCGCGACCAACGAGGTGTTTGCGAGCGGGTTGAGGCAGCCGTTCGGCATCGCCTTCTTTCCGAACGGTGACAATCCCCGATGGGTCTATGTCGCCAACAGCGACAGCGTCGTTCGCTTTCCCTACCAGGCCGGCGATCTCAAGGCGCGCGGCAAGGCGGAGACGATCGTGGCGAGTCTACCGCATGACGGCGGCCATTCCACCCGCGACATCGTCTTCACACCTGACAACAAGCGCATGCTGGTGTCGGTCGGCTCGCTCAGCAACGTCGCGGAAGGTTTGGGCACGCCGCCGGGCGGGATGGAGGCCTGGTCGAAAGCGCAACCGCTTGGCGCGGCTTGGGCGAGCGAGACCGAGCGTGCCGCGGTGCTGGCCTTCAATCCCGATGGCAAGGAGCGGAAGATCTACGCCACCGGCATCCGCAACTGCGTCGGCCTTGCGATCCAGCCGCAGACCGGTCTGCCCTGGTGCTCGACCAACGAGCGCGACGGTCTCGGCGACGATCTCGTGCCCGACTATGTGACCAGCGTGAAGGAGGGCGCGTTCTACGGCTGGCCGTGGTTCTATATCGGCGGCAACGAGGATCCGCGCCACGCCGGTGCGCGGCCCGACCTCAAGGACAAGGTGACGGTGCCTGATGTGCTGGTGCAGCCACATTCGGCTTCGCTCGGCATGGTATTCTACCAGGGCACGCAGTTTCCGGGCGAATATCAAGGCGACGCCTTCGCCGCCGAGCACGGCTCCTGGAACCGGTCGAAACGCACCGGTTATAAGGTGATCCGCATCCGCATGAAGGACGGCAAGCCGACCGGGGAGTACGAGGATTTCGTCACGGGGTTCGTGGTGAGTGACACGGAGGTGTGGGGAAGGCCGGCGGGCGTCGCCGTGGCGAAGGATGGATCGCTGCTGATTTCGGAGGATGGCAACGGCACGATCTGGCGGGTTAGCTGGCAGCCGCAGTGA
- a CDS encoding SDR family NAD(P)-dependent oxidoreductase, which yields MRLKDKVAIVVGAGQSPGEGMGNGRATALTFAREGAKVLCVDHRPESAQETAAMITAKQGTAAAFKADVTKAAEIKAMVADAQSRWGRIDVLHNNVGVSLSGGDAELLQLTEEAFDRVVAINLKSCILAAKEVIPIMRAQGSGAIINISSMAAITTYPYVAYKATKSAMIAFTEQLAYQNAEYGIRANVILPGLMNTPMAVDTRAREWHKTRAEVEAERDSKVPLRKKMGTGWDVANAALFLASDEANFITGITLPVDGGASVRRG from the coding sequence ATGCGCTTGAAGGACAAGGTTGCGATCGTCGTCGGCGCCGGGCAAAGCCCCGGCGAGGGCATGGGCAACGGACGCGCCACCGCGCTGACCTTCGCGCGCGAGGGCGCCAAGGTGCTTTGCGTCGATCATCGCCCGGAATCGGCTCAGGAAACCGCCGCCATGATCACGGCAAAGCAAGGCACCGCCGCAGCCTTCAAGGCCGACGTGACCAAGGCTGCAGAAATCAAGGCGATGGTCGCGGACGCGCAGTCGCGCTGGGGCCGGATCGACGTGCTGCACAACAATGTCGGCGTCAGCCTGTCGGGCGGCGACGCCGAATTGCTGCAACTGACCGAGGAGGCGTTCGACCGCGTCGTCGCGATCAATTTGAAGAGCTGCATTCTGGCAGCGAAGGAGGTGATCCCGATCATGCGCGCGCAAGGCAGCGGCGCCATCATCAACATCTCCTCGATGGCGGCGATCACGACCTATCCCTATGTCGCGTACAAGGCGACGAAGTCGGCGATGATCGCCTTTACCGAGCAGCTCGCCTACCAGAACGCCGAATACGGCATCCGCGCCAACGTCATTCTGCCCGGCCTGATGAACACGCCGATGGCCGTCGACACCCGCGCCCGCGAGTGGCACAAGACCCGCGCCGAGGTCGAAGCCGAACGCGACAGCAAGGTGCCGCTGCGCAAGAAGATGGGCACCGGCTGGGACGTCGCGAACGCCGCGCTGTTTCTGGCGTCAGACGAAGCGAACTTCATCACCGGCATAACGCTGCCGGTCGATGGCGGGGCGAGCGTGAGACGGGGATAG
- a CDS encoding carboxymuconolactone decarboxylase family protein: protein MMARLPYLEADQVAPDYRDMLKRNTNLHKLLVNSPEMARAFNGIGGYIRFKSKLDPRLRELAILQVGWMEKSEYEFTHHVRIGKEFGVTDEDIAGLMADTEGKPSKLEPLAKAVLKGAREMVREIQMSDATFAEIKNHLSDEHMVDLVLTIAFYCGVVRVLATMKIDNEPYYKEVLQQYPIPGVN from the coding sequence ATGATGGCCCGCCTGCCCTATCTCGAGGCCGACCAGGTCGCGCCCGACTATCGCGACATGCTCAAGCGCAACACAAACCTGCACAAGCTGCTGGTCAACTCGCCGGAGATGGCGCGCGCCTTCAACGGCATCGGCGGTTACATCCGCTTCAAGAGCAAGCTGGACCCCCGGCTGCGCGAGCTTGCGATCCTCCAGGTCGGCTGGATGGAGAAGTCGGAATACGAGTTTACGCACCACGTGCGGATCGGCAAAGAGTTCGGCGTCACAGACGAGGACATCGCGGGCCTGATGGCGGATACCGAGGGCAAGCCGTCGAAGCTTGAGCCACTGGCCAAGGCGGTCCTTAAAGGCGCCCGTGAGATGGTGCGCGAGATTCAAATGTCAGATGCGACCTTTGCCGAGATCAAGAACCATCTCTCCGACGAGCACATGGTCGATCTCGTCTTGACCATCGCCTTCTATTGCGGCGTGGTGCGCGTGCTCGCGACCATGAAGATCGACAACGAACCCTATTACAAGGAGGTACTCCAGCAGTACCCGATCCCGGGAGTGAACTGA
- a CDS encoding cytochrome ubiquinol oxidase subunit II, translating to MNLLDPQGPVAAANSTILVDSVFIMLAIVVPTIVAILAFAFWFRASNPRARFQPDFAYSGRVEMVVWAIPALTVILLGGVAWIGSHQLDPAAPVPGTGSPVRIQAVSLDWKWLFIYPDQRIATVNTLTVPAGAELNFQLTSSSVMNAFFIPQLGSMIYTMNGMVTKLNLRADNEGKMQGLSAHFSGDGFPEMLFDVNVISPLAFPDWVAATAKTDAVLNEDSYKKLMQQSVVKGTSSFRLEDPRLFDLIATQHIPPGPGPELMYAGRPNTGGRDAR from the coding sequence ATGAATCTGCTCGATCCGCAAGGGCCCGTGGCTGCCGCCAACAGCACCATCCTGGTCGATTCCGTCTTCATCATGCTCGCGATCGTGGTGCCGACCATCGTCGCGATCCTGGCCTTTGCGTTCTGGTTTCGCGCCTCCAATCCGCGGGCGCGGTTTCAGCCTGACTTCGCCTATTCCGGCCGCGTCGAGATGGTGGTGTGGGCAATCCCCGCGCTCACCGTGATCCTGCTCGGCGGCGTCGCCTGGATCGGTTCGCACCAGCTCGATCCGGCCGCGCCCGTGCCGGGCACCGGCAGCCCGGTGCGGATTCAGGCCGTCTCGCTTGATTGGAAATGGTTGTTCATCTATCCGGACCAGCGCATCGCCACGGTCAACACGCTGACGGTACCGGCCGGCGCCGAGCTGAATTTCCAGCTCACATCGTCCAGCGTGATGAATGCGTTCTTCATCCCGCAGCTCGGCAGCATGATCTACACCATGAATGGCATGGTGACGAAGCTGAACCTGCGCGCCGACAATGAAGGCAAGATGCAGGGCCTGTCGGCGCATTTCTCCGGCGACGGCTTTCCAGAGATGCTGTTCGACGTCAACGTGATCTCCCCGCTCGCCTTTCCGGATTGGGTGGCGGCTACGGCGAAGACTGACGCGGTGCTGAACGAGGACAGCTACAAGAAGCTGATGCAGCAGTCGGTCGTGAAGGGAACATCGAGTTTCCGCCTCGAAGATCCACGGCTGTTCGACCTGATCGCCACCCAGCACATTCCGCCGGGGCCGGGGCCGGAGCTGATGTATGCCGGCCGCCCGAACACCGGAGGTCGCGATGCTCGGTAA
- a CDS encoding cbb3-type cytochrome c oxidase subunit I has translation MLGKLGWSAIPFSQPIPLVAGGVVLVAVLGVLAWVIVKGHLPYVWREWITSVDHKRIGVMYILLAVLMLLRGGMDALMMRAQLALAYRSEGFLPPEHYNQVFSAHGTIMIFFVAMPFMIGLMNLIVPLQLGVRDVAFPTLNSVGFWLTATGALLVNISLVVGEFARTGWLPFPPLSELTYSPGVGVDYYAWSLEISGVGTLVAGINLVTTVLKLRTRGMNYLRMPMFCWTTLASNLLIVAAFPILTATLAMLLLDRYLGFHFFTNEAGGNQMMFMNLIWAWGHPEVYILILPAFGIFSEVVATFSGKSLFGYRSMVLATMAICIISFMVWLHHFFTMGAGPTVNAVFGIASMIIAVPTGVKIYNWLFTMYGGRLRFSTPMLWTVGFMVTFIIGGLTGVLVAVPPADFMLHNSMFLVAHFHNVIIGGVLFGAFAGMTYWFPKAFGFQLHEGLGKWAFWFSFVGFYITFIPLYAAGMLGMTRRMQHYDVAAWRPWMIAASIGAVVLTAGILLQIAQLVVSIRMRHQLSDPTGDPWDGRSLEWATSSPPPVFNFAILPDVRGEDAYWDIKAHAKRHQFEPHEGREYHDVEMPRNSPTGFVCAFFATIMGFALIWHIWWMVILGGLGAFATFVVFAWRDHDEYVIPADEVARIDRANIEERRNLASMAGAV, from the coding sequence ATGCTCGGTAAGCTCGGTTGGTCGGCAATCCCCTTCAGTCAGCCGATCCCCCTGGTCGCCGGCGGCGTGGTGCTGGTCGCGGTCCTGGGCGTGCTGGCGTGGGTGATCGTCAAGGGACACCTACCCTATGTCTGGCGCGAGTGGATCACCAGCGTCGATCACAAACGGATCGGCGTCATGTATATTCTGCTTGCGGTCCTCATGCTGCTTCGCGGCGGGATGGACGCGCTGATGATGCGGGCGCAACTCGCGTTGGCATACCGCTCCGAAGGATTTCTGCCGCCCGAGCACTACAACCAGGTCTTCTCGGCGCATGGCACCATCATGATCTTCTTCGTGGCCATGCCGTTCATGATCGGCCTGATGAACCTGATCGTGCCGCTGCAGCTTGGCGTGCGCGACGTCGCTTTTCCGACGCTGAACTCGGTCGGCTTCTGGTTGACGGCAACGGGCGCGCTGCTGGTCAATATTTCGCTCGTGGTCGGCGAGTTCGCGCGAACCGGTTGGCTGCCGTTTCCTCCGCTTTCGGAGCTGACCTATTCCCCCGGCGTCGGGGTCGATTACTACGCCTGGTCCCTGGAGATCTCCGGCGTCGGCACGCTGGTCGCCGGCATCAATCTCGTCACGACGGTGCTGAAGCTGCGTACCAGGGGCATGAACTACCTGCGCATGCCGATGTTCTGCTGGACGACGCTGGCCTCGAATCTCCTGATCGTGGCAGCCTTCCCGATTCTGACGGCAACGCTGGCGATGCTGCTGCTCGACCGTTATCTCGGCTTCCATTTCTTCACCAATGAGGCCGGTGGAAACCAGATGATGTTCATGAACCTGATCTGGGCCTGGGGACATCCGGAGGTCTACATCCTGATCCTGCCTGCCTTCGGTATCTTTTCCGAGGTGGTCGCGACCTTTTCCGGCAAATCTCTGTTCGGCTATCGCTCGATGGTGCTGGCGACGATGGCGATCTGCATCATCTCCTTCATGGTGTGGCTGCACCATTTCTTCACCATGGGCGCGGGGCCCACCGTCAATGCGGTCTTCGGCATCGCAAGCATGATCATCGCCGTGCCGACCGGCGTGAAGATCTACAATTGGCTGTTCACGATGTATGGCGGCCGCCTTCGCTTCTCGACGCCGATGCTGTGGACGGTCGGCTTCATGGTGACGTTCATCATCGGCGGCCTGACCGGCGTGCTGGTCGCGGTGCCGCCGGCCGATTTCATGCTCCACAACAGCATGTTCCTGGTCGCGCATTTTCACAACGTCATCATCGGGGGGGTTCTCTTCGGGGCGTTTGCCGGCATGACCTACTGGTTTCCGAAGGCGTTCGGCTTCCAGCTCCACGAGGGACTCGGAAAGTGGGCATTCTGGTTTTCGTTCGTCGGGTTCTACATTACCTTCATCCCACTTTACGCGGCCGGCATGCTCGGAATGACGCGGCGGATGCAGCACTATGACGTCGCGGCCTGGCGGCCCTGGATGATCGCTGCCAGCATTGGCGCTGTCGTGCTGACCGCCGGCATCCTCCTGCAAATCGCGCAGCTGGTGGTGAGCATTCGCATGCGCCACCAACTCTCGGATCCCACAGGGGACCCTTGGGACGGCCGCTCGCTGGAGTGGGCGACCTCGTCGCCCCCTCCGGTGTTCAATTTCGCGATCCTGCCCGATGTCCGCGGCGAGGACGCCTATTGGGACATCAAGGCGCACGCCAAGCGGCATCAGTTCGAACCGCATGAAGGGCGCGAATACCACGACGTCGAGATGCCGCGGAATTCTCCGACCGGATTCGTCTGTGCGTTCTTCGCTACCATCATGGGTTTCGCGCTGATCTGGCACATCTGGTGGATGGTGATTTTGGGCGGTCTCGGCGCGTTCGCGACCTTCGTCGTGTTCGCCTGGCGCGATCATGACGAGTACGTCATTCCGGCCGACGAGGTCGCCCGCATCGACCGCGCCAACATCGAGGAACGGCGCAACCTCGCCAGCATGGCAGGGGCAGTCTGA
- a CDS encoding cytochrome (ubi)quinol oxidase subunit III: protein MAMTATAERAHADPHHIGIGVEHPGPAPKRIVTAYGFWIFLLSDIVMFACFFAAYAVLHQGTADGPSGAEIFEQGNVAIETVCLLLSSFTCGMASIAADVRNRFWFYLGMTATCVLGLIFLAIEGNEFADLVARGYGPSRSAFLTAFFSLVGCHGLHVSAGILWLLTMIAQVFAKGFRADILRRIMCFALFWHALDIIWVAVFSVVYLLGSAP, encoded by the coding sequence ATGGCGATGACCGCGACTGCCGAGCGTGCGCATGCCGATCCCCACCACATCGGGATCGGCGTCGAACATCCCGGGCCCGCTCCGAAGCGGATCGTGACCGCCTACGGTTTCTGGATCTTCCTGCTCTCCGACATCGTGATGTTCGCCTGCTTCTTTGCGGCCTATGCGGTGCTGCACCAAGGCACGGCGGACGGCCCTAGCGGGGCGGAGATATTCGAGCAGGGCAACGTCGCGATCGAGACCGTCTGCCTGCTGCTGTCGAGCTTCACCTGCGGCATGGCCAGCATCGCGGCCGACGTGCGGAACCGTTTCTGGTTTTACCTCGGCATGACGGCGACCTGTGTGCTGGGATTGATCTTTCTCGCGATCGAGGGCAACGAATTCGCCGACCTCGTTGCACGCGGCTATGGGCCCTCGCGCAGCGCATTCCTGACCGCGTTCTTCTCGCTGGTCGGTTGCCACGGCCTGCATGTCTCCGCCGGCATCTTGTGGCTTCTCACCATGATCGCTCAGGTGTTCGCAAAAGGCTTTCGCGCCGACATCTTGCGCCGGATCATGTGCTTTGCGCTGTTCTGGCACGCGCTCGACATCATCTGGGTCGCCGTCTTTTCCGTCGTGTATCTGCTCGGGAGTGCGCCATGA
- the cyoD gene encoding cytochrome o ubiquinol oxidase subunit IV, whose translation MSDQTHGIIEHDLAPGEEEQHGIGARILGYVVGLFLALLLTATSFFIAGTDLVWQPSIPVALIVLAIAQMGVHLVFFLHITTGPDNTNNVLALAFGLLVVFLVVGGTVWIMAHLNANMAPMDQIMRMQ comes from the coding sequence ATGAGCGACCAGACGCATGGGATAATCGAACACGACCTCGCGCCCGGCGAGGAAGAACAACACGGCATCGGCGCCCGCATCCTCGGCTACGTCGTCGGCCTTTTTCTGGCGCTGCTGCTCACGGCGACGTCGTTCTTCATCGCCGGCACCGATCTGGTCTGGCAGCCTTCGATTCCCGTCGCGCTGATCGTGCTCGCCATCGCACAGATGGGCGTGCATCTCGTCTTCTTCCTGCACATCACCACCGGCCCCGACAACACCAACAACGTGCTGGCGCTTGCCTTCGGGCTGCTGGTCGTGTTCCTGGTGGTCGGCGGCACCGTCTGGATCATGGCGCATCTGAATGCGAACATGGCCCCGATGGACCAGATCATGCGGATGCAGTGA
- a CDS encoding thermonuclease family protein — MSFRNVFAAARAFALVWFFALSGFLASSEPASALTGAATVRDGNSIQLGDVTYRLDGVDAPELDQVCIDDHADPWSCGIEARDQLIELIGKRAVRCDDVGPEKRFGKRHRAICTAEGDKSSLNEQLVKLGFALAREPLKANVKPAAAEAKAASAGIWKGCFVAPQDFRAGKKDGKLLGAACRPDRDKEIRAVLFPEEPTMPPGCSIKGKLAVRARVTGNVGIYHLRGCPSYPATTKPDRWFCSEDDAQAAGFRRAFNCRRPK, encoded by the coding sequence ATGTCCTTCCGAAACGTCTTTGCCGCCGCCCGCGCTTTTGCGCTCGTTTGGTTTTTCGCCTTGTCCGGATTCCTTGCGTCTTCCGAGCCCGCCTCCGCGCTGACCGGCGCCGCGACAGTCCGCGACGGCAACTCCATCCAGCTTGGCGACGTCACCTATCGGCTCGACGGCGTCGACGCGCCCGAGCTGGACCAGGTCTGTATCGACGATCACGCCGATCCCTGGAGCTGCGGCATCGAGGCTCGCGACCAACTGATCGAGCTGATCGGCAAACGGGCGGTGCGCTGCGACGATGTCGGGCCGGAGAAGAGATTCGGCAAGCGACACCGGGCGATCTGCACCGCCGAGGGCGACAAGTCGAGTTTGAACGAGCAGCTGGTCAAGCTCGGTTTTGCCCTCGCGCGGGAGCCGCTCAAGGCGAACGTCAAGCCCGCCGCGGCCGAAGCCAAGGCAGCCTCGGCCGGGATCTGGAAGGGTTGTTTTGTTGCACCGCAAGACTTCCGCGCCGGCAAGAAGGACGGCAAACTCCTGGGCGCCGCCTGCCGCCCGGACCGGGACAAGGAAATTCGCGCCGTGCTGTTCCCGGAGGAGCCGACGATGCCGCCGGGTTGCAGCATCAAGGGCAAGCTTGCAGTGCGTGCGCGCGTCACCGGCAATGTCGGCATCTATCATTTGCGGGGTTGCCCGAGCTACCCGGCAACAACCAAGCCGGACCGCTGGTTCTGCTCGGAGGACGACGCCCAGGCGGCCGGCTTCCGCAGGGCCTTTAATTGCCGCCGCCCGAAGTGA
- a CDS encoding GMC family oxidoreductase — protein MKDPVDVLIIGAGASGAAVAWSLAETKMHILCLEQGGWMNPAEYPSTGRDWEAKFYGEWSSSPNVRGRPEDYPINDDNSPIKVVNYNAVGGSTVMYTAHWPRLHPSDFKVRTLDGVADDWPIDYDALTPFFEENDRMMGSSGLSGDPLSPLTHPPMPQQPLGLSGAIIGKTMNKLGWHWWPSDTTVATMDYEGRARCINLGHCTPACAQGAKSSTDITYWPHAVRAGVELRTHCRVREITTDENGMASGVVYYDKDGVEQFQPAHVVIIACNGVGTPRLLLNSASSRFPNGLANSSGLVGKNLMFHPYAQIYGYVKEPTDSNRAPPTCLWSKEWYDTDLSRGFVRGYGVQFVRGAGPVFEAVVSEQKGILPWGADHHRVFRKLNGHRLGFSAICEDLPEEHNRVTLDPVLKDSHGIPAPKIDYTISENSRKMMEHALARGREVLETAGATDICINSPIPWGGWHLLGTARMGTDPERSVVNEWGRTHDVKNLFIVDGSIFVTSGGVNPTSTIQALALYIADQMKQRLANLFD, from the coding sequence ATGAAAGACCCCGTGGACGTCCTGATCATCGGCGCCGGCGCTTCGGGCGCGGCGGTGGCGTGGTCGCTGGCCGAGACCAAGATGCACATTCTCTGCCTCGAGCAGGGCGGCTGGATGAACCCGGCGGAATATCCGAGCACCGGCCGAGACTGGGAGGCCAAATTCTACGGCGAATGGTCGTCGAGCCCGAATGTCCGCGGCCGGCCCGAGGACTATCCGATCAACGACGACAATTCGCCGATCAAGGTCGTCAACTACAATGCGGTCGGCGGCTCGACCGTGATGTACACCGCGCACTGGCCGCGGCTGCATCCCTCCGATTTCAAGGTGAGGACGCTGGACGGCGTCGCCGACGACTGGCCGATCGACTACGACGCGCTGACCCCGTTCTTCGAGGAGAACGACCGCATGATGGGCTCATCGGGGCTATCGGGGGATCCGCTCTCGCCGCTGACGCATCCGCCGATGCCGCAGCAGCCGCTCGGATTGTCCGGCGCCATCATCGGCAAGACCATGAACAAGCTCGGCTGGCACTGGTGGCCGTCGGACACGACGGTCGCGACCATGGACTATGAGGGCCGGGCGCGCTGCATCAATCTCGGCCATTGCACGCCGGCCTGCGCGCAAGGCGCAAAGTCTTCCACCGACATCACCTATTGGCCGCACGCGGTTCGCGCCGGCGTCGAGCTGCGCACCCATTGCCGGGTGCGCGAGATCACCACCGATGAGAACGGCATGGCCTCGGGCGTGGTCTATTACGACAAGGACGGCGTCGAGCAGTTCCAGCCGGCGCATGTCGTCATCATTGCCTGCAACGGCGTCGGCACGCCGCGGCTGCTGCTGAACTCGGCGTCCTCTCGCTTCCCGAACGGTCTTGCCAATTCGTCAGGCCTCGTCGGCAAGAACCTGATGTTCCATCCCTACGCGCAGATCTATGGCTATGTGAAAGAGCCGACCGACAGCAACCGCGCACCGCCGACCTGCCTGTGGAGCAAGGAATGGTACGACACAGACCTGTCGCGCGGCTTCGTGCGCGGCTATGGCGTCCAGTTCGTGCGCGGCGCCGGGCCGGTGTTCGAGGCCGTCGTCAGCGAGCAGAAGGGCATCCTGCCATGGGGCGCCGATCATCATCGCGTCTTCCGCAAGCTCAACGGCCATCGGCTCGGCTTTTCCGCGATCTGCGAGGATTTGCCGGAGGAGCACAATCGCGTCACGCTCGATCCCGTCCTGAAGGACAGCCACGGCATTCCCGCGCCGAAGATCGACTACACGATCAGCGAGAACAGCCGGAAGATGATGGAGCATGCGCTCGCGCGCGGCCGGGAGGTTCTCGAGACGGCCGGGGCGACCGACATCTGCATCAACTCGCCGATCCCCTGGGGCGGCTGGCACCTGCTCGGCACCGCCCGCATGGGCACCGACCCGGAACGCTCCGTCGTCAACGAATGGGGGCGCACGCACGACGTGAAGAACCTCTTCATCGTCGACGGCAGCATCTTCGTCACCTCGGGCGGCGTGAATCCGACGTCCACCATCCAGGCCCTCGCGCTCTACATCGCCGACCAGATGAAGCAGCGCCTCGCCAATTTGTTCGACTGA
- a CDS encoding trypsin-like peptidase domain-containing protein, whose product MLDFTSDIADDAPSSRMEAAAPVDDRAPLDAYSNAVIDVTDRVGPAVVRVETGPKIPNGRERGGLGSGIVISPDGLVLTNSHVVGISKEIRLRDVEGHVGEAQVLGVDPDTDLALLRANGVRHLPYAALGNSKTLRRGQLVIAIGNPLGFESTVTAGVVSALGRSIRSVSGRTIEDVIQTDAALNPGNSGGPLVSSNAEVIGINTAIINGAQGICFAVASNTAQFVLAEIIRHGYVRRAYIGVAGQTAPIPRRHAVLAGIDNKMGALLAQIEPDGPAAKAGLLPGDVVIRLDGVEINGVDDLIRVLDRDRIGRRLAMDVLRLGRLRAIDIDPIERKPAR is encoded by the coding sequence ATGCTGGATTTTACCTCGGATATCGCCGATGACGCACCGTCATCGCGAATGGAGGCGGCTGCTCCGGTCGATGACCGGGCGCCGCTGGATGCCTATTCCAATGCGGTGATCGATGTGACCGACCGCGTCGGGCCTGCGGTCGTGAGGGTCGAGACCGGGCCCAAGATACCGAACGGCCGCGAGCGCGGTGGGCTCGGTTCGGGTATCGTGATCTCGCCGGACGGACTCGTTCTCACCAACAGCCACGTGGTCGGCATTTCGAAGGAGATCCGGCTGCGCGACGTCGAGGGCCATGTCGGCGAGGCCCAGGTGCTCGGCGTCGATCCGGATACGGATCTTGCGCTCCTCCGCGCCAATGGCGTGCGCCATTTGCCCTATGCCGCGCTCGGCAATTCCAAGACGTTGCGCCGCGGCCAGCTCGTGATCGCGATCGGCAATCCGCTCGGCTTCGAATCGACCGTGACCGCCGGCGTGGTCTCCGCGCTCGGACGCTCGATCCGCTCGGTCAGCGGGCGCACCATCGAGGACGTCATCCAGACCGATGCCGCGCTCAATCCCGGCAATTCCGGTGGGCCGCTGGTGTCGTCGAACGCCGAGGTGATCGGCATCAACACCGCCATCATCAACGGCGCGCAAGGCATCTGCTTCGCGGTTGCCAGCAACACCGCGCAATTCGTGCTGGCAGAGATCATCCGTCACGGCTATGTCCGCCGCGCCTATATCGGCGTTGCCGGACAGACCGCGCCGATCCCGCGACGGCACGCGGTGCTGGCCGGCATCGACAACAAGATGGGCGCGCTGCTCGCCCAGATCGAGCCGGATGGACCGGCGGCGAAGGCGGGCCTGTTGCCCGGCGACGTCGTGATCAGGCTCGATGGCGTCGAGATCAACGGCGTCGACGATTTGATCCGCGTGCTCGACCGCGACCGGATCGGCCGGCGGCTTGCCATGGACGTGCTGCGGCTCGGCCGCCTGCGGGCGATCGACATCGACCCGATCGAGCGCAAGCCGGCGCGCTAA